One part of the Vicia villosa cultivar HV-30 ecotype Madison, WI linkage group LG6, Vvil1.0, whole genome shotgun sequence genome encodes these proteins:
- the LOC131613695 gene encoding uncharacterized protein LOC131613695, protein MLRTAEQNLKSKGKSILMVNNGKKHNKRLTKQGGKMEGKEVSIPKPTAPTLKPKGGHREERLMARPIEYVRDINDSKDLWKISVRCKHIWSVTSASKKEHLEMILVDSKGSMIQAVVPPYLVTKFKEYLCHGCSYVMQNFKVGPNDFSFKSTDHKHKLVFCGSTSVKKTDNPEIPVNVLNLLSLADIVDGKFQSNILVGNSLLGLIHVLGGVVEITQSHVSFDNSKSKVVFSITDNSKSIVVCTLWGQFAIQFNEYWTNNKDDGNMVVLLINARIKEAQGNFPLNVSNAWNGTKLIINDTGFEQVSKLKESFKGDFPNLSDTSVQVTASQNSHYSDFDKFVWKADVLSLAEIGGLQQETTCVTVATLDKFDVGQSGWYYDGCVDCTKSVTLRDGKLECYAKHISPSPVPRFKMEILAVDGKCNAKFIFWDVDCVKLVGKSAAEIINGLKRAGEYDPLEFPYELDSILKRELAIRAVFQPKNGRFSVIGFRDDQKTRNRVKDNFRAEEPTSRLRIIEPTSQDNFPSVSEPLSVSADYDPSASNTNVTPSKRILSEAVEEIEGVQLSSKKLIKDIKKEE, encoded by the exons ATGTTAAGAACCGCTGAGCAGAATCTGAAGTCAAaagggaagtccattctgatggTCAATAATGGAAAGAAGCATAACAAAAGGCTCACCAAGCAGGGTGGTAAAATGGAAGGCAAGGAAGTTTCCATACCCAAACCCACTGCTCCTACTCTGAAGCCTAAGGGAG GTCATCGTGAAGAAAGATTAATGGCGCGTCCAATTGAGTATGTGAGAGATATCAATGACTCAAAGGACCTATGGAAGATTTCTGTTAGGTGCAAACATATTTGGTCAGTcacaagtgcttcaaagaaggaaCACCTTGAAATGATTCTCGTGGATTCTAAG GGATCTATGATTCAAGCTGTTGTACCTCCGTACTTGGTTACGAAGTTCAAGGAATATCTCTGTCATGGTTGTTCGTACGTAATGCAGAATTTTAAAGTAGGTCCCAATGACTTCTCTTTTAAGTCCACCGATCACAAACACAAGCTGGTGTTCTGTGGTTCTACTTCTGTTAAGAAAACGGACAACCCAGAAATTCCTGTTAATGTTCTCAATCTACTTAGTCTGGCTGACATTGTAGATGGCAAgttccaatcaaatattttagTTGGTAACAGTCTTCTTGGACTAATTC ATGTTCTTGGTGGAGTTGTAGAGATTACTCAATCCCACGTCAGTTTTGATAACAGCAAGAGCAAAGTTGTTTTTTCAATAACTGATAACAG CAAATCCATTGTTGTGTGTACGCTATGGGGTCAATTTGCAATCCAATTCAATGAGTATTGGACAAATAATAAGGATGATGGTAATATGGTTGTGCTTCTGATTAATGCTCGAATAAAGGAGGCTCAAG GAAACTTTCCTTTGAACGTATCAAATGCGTGGAATGGCACAAAACTGATCATTAATGATACTGGCTTTGAACAAGTTTCCAAGCTAAAAGAAAG TTTTAAAGGTGATTTTCCAAATTTGTCAGATACAAGTGTGCAAGTTACTGCATCACAAAATTCACACTACTCGGATTTTGATAAGTTTGTATGGAAAGCTGATGTTTTGAGTCTTGCAGAAATAGGGGGTTTGCAACAG GAAACTACATGTGTAACTGTTGCCACGCTTGATAAATTTGATGTTGGACAATCTGGATGGTATTACGATGGATGTGTTGACTGTACAAAAAGTGTGACTCTGAGGGATGGAAAGCTTGAGTGTTATGCAAAACATATAAGTCCTTCTCCCGTGCCCAG GTTTAAAATGGAAATATTGGCTGTTGACGGTAAATGCAATGCAAAGTTCATTTTTTGGGACGTCGACTGTGTTAAGTTGGTAGGCAAATCCGCTGCTGAGATTATAAATGGTCTAAAAAGG GCTGGAGAATATGATCCACTTGAATTCCCTTACGAACTTGATTCAATATTGAAGCGGGAGTTGGCTATCAGAGCTGTATTCCAGCCCAAAAATGGACGCTTTTCTGTGATTGGTTTCAGAGATGATCAGAAAACCCGTAATAGAGTTAAGGATAATTTTAGAGCTGAAGAG CCTACATCTAGGCTTCGCATAATTGAACCAACATCGCAGGACAATTTTCCAAGTGTTTCT GAACCTCTGTCTGTCTCAGCTGATTATGATCCTTCTGCCTCAAATACTAATGTTACACCTTCTAAGAGAATTTTAAGCGAAGCTGTTGAGGAAATTGAAGGTGTCCAGCTTTCGTCGAAGAAGTTAATCAAAGATATCAAGAAGGAAGAATAG